From the Taeniopygia guttata chromosome 20, bTaeGut7.mat, whole genome shotgun sequence genome, one window contains:
- the RPRD1B gene encoding regulation of nuclear pre-mRNA domain-containing protein 1B isoform X2 has protein sequence MSSFSESALEKKLSELSNSQQSVQTLSLWLIHHRKHAGPIVAVWHRELRKAKSSRKLTFLYLANDVIQNSKRKGPEFTREFESVLVDAFSHVAREADEGCKKPLERLLNIWQERSVYGSEFIQQLKLSMEDSNSPQTKVAEEKKSLKRTFQQIQEEEDDDYPGSYSPQDPSAGPLLTEDLIKALQDLENAASGDATVRQKIASLPQEVQDVSLLEKITDKEAAERLSKTVDEACLLLAEYNGRLAAELEDRRQLARMLIEYTQNQKDVLTEKEKKLEELLCFDVWRR, from the exons ATGTCCTCCTTCTCGGAGTCGGCGCTGGAGAAGAAGCTGTCGGAGCTGAGCAACTCCCAGCAGAGCGTGCAGACGCTCTCGCTGTGGCTCATCCACCACCGCAAGCACGCGGGGCCCATCGTCGCCGTGTGGCACCGGGAGCTCCGCAAAG caAAGTCGAGTAGGAAGCTTACTTTCCTATATTTAGCAAACGATGTCATCCAGAACAGTAAGAGGAAAGGCCCTGAATTTACCAGGGAATTTGAATCTGTTCTCGTGGATGCATTTTCTCATGTTGCCAG AGAAGCAGACGAGGGTTGCAAGAAACCCTTGGAACGATTGCTGAACATCTGGCAGGAGAGGAGTGTGTATGGCAGCGAGTTCATCCAGCAGCTCAAACTGTCTATGGAAGACTCCAACAGCCCCCAAACAAAAG TTGCAGAGGAGAAGAAATCCTTAAAGCGAACTTTCCAGCAAATCCAAGAGGAGGAAGATGATGATTACCCTGGGAGTTACTCACCCCAAGACCCCAGTGCTGGGCCACTGCTG ACCGAGGATTTGATCAAAGCCCTACAAGACCTGGAAAATGCAGCATCAGGAGATGCAACAGTGCGGCAAAAAATTGCTTCCCTGCCTCAGGAAGTTCAAGATGTTTCATTACTGGAGAAAATTACAG ACAAAGAGGCTGCGGAGCGGCTCTCGAAGACCGTGGACGAGGCGTGTCTGCTGCTGGCCGAGTACAACGGGCGGCTGGCGGCAGAGCTGGAGGACCGGCGCCAGCTGGCACGGATGCTCATCGAGTACACCCAGAACCAGAAGGATGTTCTCacggagaaggagaagaagctgGAG
- the RPRD1B gene encoding regulation of nuclear pre-mRNA domain-containing protein 1B: MSSFSESALEKKLSELSNSQQSVQTLSLWLIHHRKHAGPIVAVWHRELRKAKSSRKLTFLYLANDVIQNSKRKGPEFTREFESVLVDAFSHVAREADEGCKKPLERLLNIWQERSVYGSEFIQQLKLSMEDSNSPQTKVAEEKKSLKRTFQQIQEEEDDDYPGSYSPQDPSAGPLLVCGMG, from the exons ATGTCCTCCTTCTCGGAGTCGGCGCTGGAGAAGAAGCTGTCGGAGCTGAGCAACTCCCAGCAGAGCGTGCAGACGCTCTCGCTGTGGCTCATCCACCACCGCAAGCACGCGGGGCCCATCGTCGCCGTGTGGCACCGGGAGCTCCGCAAAG caAAGTCGAGTAGGAAGCTTACTTTCCTATATTTAGCAAACGATGTCATCCAGAACAGTAAGAGGAAAGGCCCTGAATTTACCAGGGAATTTGAATCTGTTCTCGTGGATGCATTTTCTCATGTTGCCAG AGAAGCAGACGAGGGTTGCAAGAAACCCTTGGAACGATTGCTGAACATCTGGCAGGAGAGGAGTGTGTATGGCAGCGAGTTCATCCAGCAGCTCAAACTGTCTATGGAAGACTCCAACAGCCCCCAAACAAAAG TTGCAGAGGAGAAGAAATCCTTAAAGCGAACTTTCCAGCAAATCCAAGAGGAGGAAGATGATGATTACCCTGGGAGTTACTCACCCCAAGACCCCAGTGCTGGGCCACTGCTGGTATGTGGAATGGGTTGA